One part of the Mycolicibacterium aromaticivorans JS19b1 = JCM 16368 genome encodes these proteins:
- a CDS encoding helix-turn-helix domain-containing protein produces MTSMNGPSARDSAGKSARDAGADNPPAARAQFLTVAEVAALMRVSKMTVYRLVHNGELPAVRVGRSFRVHAKAVHDLLETSYFDAG; encoded by the coding sequence ATGACGTCTATGAACGGGCCATCAGCGCGGGATTCGGCTGGAAAGTCGGCGCGTGATGCCGGCGCCGACAACCCGCCCGCCGCTCGAGCTCAATTTCTCACCGTCGCCGAGGTCGCCGCGCTGATGCGCGTCAGCAAGATGACGGTCTACCGCCTGGTGCACAACGGCGAGCTGCCCGCGGTGCGGGTGGGCAGGTCATTCCGGGTGCACGCGAAGGCCGTTCACGATCTGCTGGAGACGTCGTACTTCGACGCGGGCTAG
- a CDS encoding 30S ribosomal protein bS22, translated as MGSVIKKRRKRMSKKKHRKLLRRTRVQRRKLGK; from the coding sequence ATGGGTTCAGTCATCAAGAAGCGGCGTAAGCGCATGTCGAAGAAGAAGCACCGCAAGCTGCTGCGTCGTACCCGGGTCCAGCGCAGAAAACTCGGCAAGTAG
- a CDS encoding SDR family oxidoreductase produces MSSGGIDNEAPHYPKVVLVTGACRFLGGYLTARLAQNPLINKVIAVDAVAPSKDLLRRMGRAEFVRADIRNPFIAKVIRNGEVDTVVHAAAASYAPRSGGRATLKEINVMGAMQLFAACQKAPSVRRVILKSTSEVYGSHPHDPVAFTEDSSSRRPPAEGFARDSIDIEGYARGLGRRRPDIAVTILRLANMIGPGMDTALSRYLAGPLVTTMLGHDARLQLLHEQDALGALERATMAGKSGTFNIGADGVIMMSQAVRRSGRVAIPLPNSAVWALYSLRRAGRASDLNRDQMDWLNYGRVMDTTRMRSELGFTPKWTTMEAFDDYVRGRGLTPIIDPKWVRSVESRAVAVAQRWGG; encoded by the coding sequence ATGTCTTCCGGCGGTATCGACAACGAAGCCCCGCATTACCCGAAGGTCGTGCTGGTCACCGGAGCGTGTCGCTTCCTCGGCGGATACCTCACCGCGCGTCTGGCGCAGAACCCGCTGATCAACAAAGTCATCGCGGTCGACGCCGTCGCGCCCAGCAAGGACTTGCTGCGCCGGATGGGCCGCGCCGAGTTCGTCCGCGCCGACATCCGAAACCCGTTCATCGCCAAGGTGATTCGCAACGGCGAGGTCGACACCGTGGTCCATGCCGCCGCGGCGTCGTACGCCCCCCGTTCGGGTGGGCGCGCCACGTTGAAGGAAATCAACGTAATGGGCGCCATGCAGCTGTTCGCGGCGTGCCAGAAGGCGCCCTCGGTACGGCGGGTGATCCTCAAGTCGACCTCCGAGGTCTACGGCTCGCACCCGCACGATCCGGTGGCGTTCACCGAGGACAGCAGTAGCCGTCGCCCGCCGGCGGAAGGGTTCGCCCGCGACAGCATCGACATCGAGGGCTATGCCCGCGGACTCGGCAGGCGCAGGCCCGACATCGCGGTCACGATTCTGCGGCTGGCCAACATGATCGGCCCGGGTATGGACACTGCGCTGTCGCGGTATCTGGCCGGCCCGTTGGTGACCACGATGCTCGGCCACGATGCGCGGCTGCAGCTGCTGCACGAGCAAGACGCGCTCGGGGCGCTGGAGCGGGCCACGATGGCCGGCAAATCGGGCACTTTCAACATCGGCGCCGACGGCGTGATCATGATGTCGCAAGCGGTCCGGCGGTCCGGGCGCGTTGCGATTCCATTGCCGAATTCCGCGGTTTGGGCACTGTATTCGTTGCGAAGAGCGGGCCGGGCTTCCGACCTCAACCGTGACCAGATGGATTGGCTGAATTACGGCCGGGTCATGGACACCACCAGAATGCGCTCCGAGTTGGGCTTCACGCCGAAATGGACGACGATGGAGGCGTTCGACGACTACGTGCGCGGCCGAGGTTTGACGCCGATCATCGACCCGAAATGGGTACGATCTGTGGAGAGTCGCGCGGTCGCCGTTGCGCAGCGGTGGGGCGGCTGA
- a CDS encoding lysophospholipid acyltransferase family protein, whose amino-acid sequence MAGEPKAKVIPLHSNTSRVAAARRAAQRADAARRHPSLLSDPATRASAEEIAAVVREIDARRGASGIGVAEDAPNELAQRISAVAEYVTKRFTGDYSVDEFGFDPMFNNAIVLPLLRPLFQKWFRVEVSGIENLPKKGAGLVVANHAGTLPMDGLMLSVAVHDHHPANRDVRLLAADMVFDMPMLGPIARKAGHTMACTTDAHRLLAGGELTAVFPEGYKGLGKPFRDRYKLQRFGRGGFVSAALRTKAPIIPCSIVGSEEIYPMITDVKLLARVLGLPYFPITPLFPLAGPAGLIPLPSKWHIAFGKPIETASYDEAAADDPMITFDLTDQVRETIQQTLYQLLTKRRNMFLG is encoded by the coding sequence GTGGCGGGTGAACCAAAGGCGAAAGTGATTCCGCTGCACTCGAATACGAGTCGAGTCGCGGCGGCCCGTCGTGCTGCGCAGCGCGCCGACGCGGCGCGCCGTCATCCCTCGCTGCTGTCCGACCCGGCCACCCGGGCCTCGGCGGAGGAGATCGCCGCCGTCGTCCGGGAGATAGACGCGCGGCGCGGTGCCAGTGGAATCGGGGTCGCCGAGGATGCGCCCAATGAACTGGCGCAACGCATTTCGGCCGTCGCGGAGTATGTCACCAAACGATTCACCGGTGATTATTCGGTCGACGAATTCGGGTTCGACCCGATGTTCAACAACGCGATCGTATTGCCTTTGCTCCGGCCGCTTTTCCAGAAGTGGTTCCGGGTCGAGGTCAGTGGCATCGAGAATCTGCCCAAAAAAGGCGCCGGCCTGGTGGTCGCCAATCACGCCGGAACGTTGCCGATGGACGGGCTGATGTTGTCGGTGGCGGTGCACGACCACCACCCGGCGAATCGGGACGTCCGGTTGCTGGCGGCCGACATGGTCTTCGATATGCCGATGCTCGGCCCGATCGCCCGCAAGGCCGGCCACACCATGGCGTGCACCACCGACGCCCATCGTCTGCTGGCCGGCGGGGAACTCACCGCCGTCTTCCCCGAGGGCTACAAGGGTTTGGGCAAGCCGTTCCGCGATCGCTATAAGTTGCAGCGGTTCGGCCGCGGCGGCTTCGTCTCGGCGGCGTTGCGCACCAAGGCGCCGATCATCCCGTGCTCGATCGTCGGGTCCGAGGAGATCTATCCGATGATCACCGACGTCAAGCTCCTGGCGAGGGTGCTCGGGCTGCCCTACTTCCCGATCACGCCGCTCTTCCCGTTGGCCGGGCCGGCCGGACTGATCCCGCTTCCGTCGAAGTGGCACATCGCATTCGGCAAGCCCATCGAGACGGCCAGCTACGACGAGGCCGCCGCCGACGATCCGATGATCACGTTCGATCTCACCGATCAGGTGCGCGAGACCATCCAGCAGACGCTGTATCAGTTGCTGACGAAGCGTCGCAACATGTTCCTGGGCTGA
- a CDS encoding FAS1-like dehydratase domain-containing protein, whose protein sequence is MSIASDIIGTHYRYPDYYLVGREKIREYAKAIQSDDPLHFSEEAAKAAGYPDVVAPLTFIAIPGRQVQLDIFRNFDVGINIARVIHRDQKIKFHRRIVAGDKLFFDSWLDSVVESHGTVISELRSEVTDEDGKPVMTTVVTMIGEAGGDEETNAQVAAIAAAALGRQT, encoded by the coding sequence GTGTCAATCGCCAGCGACATCATCGGAACCCACTACCGCTATCCGGATTACTACCTCGTCGGTCGCGAGAAGATCCGCGAGTACGCCAAGGCGATCCAGTCCGACGATCCGCTGCACTTCAGCGAGGAGGCGGCCAAGGCCGCCGGTTACCCCGACGTGGTGGCGCCACTGACGTTCATCGCGATCCCGGGCCGCCAGGTGCAGCTCGACATCTTCCGTAACTTCGACGTCGGCATCAATATCGCCCGCGTCATTCATCGGGACCAGAAGATCAAATTCCACCGCCGGATCGTGGCGGGCGACAAATTGTTCTTCGATTCGTGGCTGGACTCGGTTGTCGAATCGCACGGCACGGTGATCAGCGAATTGCGCAGCGAAGTCACCGACGAAGATGGCAAACCGGTGATGACGACCGTCGTGACAATGATCGGCGAAGCCGGCGGCGACGAGGAAACCAATGCTCAGGTCGCGGCCATCGCCGCGGCGGCACTGGGCAGGCAAACCTAG
- a CDS encoding HAD family hydrolase, which produces MGSGDHDQELAGDAGAELAVDELVAEQASAVARDASIAAVREPGPVAAESTVPPPADLTAAAFFDVDNTLVQGSSLVHFGRGLAARKYFTYGDMAKFIYAQAKFQLTGRENSDDVAEGRRKALAFIEGRSTAELIAVGEEIYDEIIADKIWPGTRALAQMHLDAGQQVWLVTATPYELAGTIARRLGFTGALGTVAESENGVFTGRLVGDILHGVGKAHAVRQLAVREGLNLRRCTAYSDSYNDVPMLSLVGTAVAINPDADLRELARERGWEIRDFRTARKAARIGVPSALALGAVGGALAAAVSRRR; this is translated from the coding sequence ATGGGTTCCGGGGACCACGACCAGGAGCTTGCAGGTGATGCCGGCGCCGAGCTGGCCGTCGACGAGTTGGTCGCCGAGCAAGCCAGCGCGGTGGCGCGTGACGCCAGCATCGCCGCGGTGCGCGAGCCGGGGCCGGTGGCGGCCGAGTCGACCGTGCCGCCGCCTGCCGACCTCACCGCGGCCGCGTTCTTCGACGTGGACAACACGTTGGTGCAGGGCTCGTCGCTGGTGCATTTCGGCCGCGGGCTGGCCGCACGCAAGTACTTCACCTACGGCGACATGGCCAAATTCATCTACGCGCAGGCCAAGTTTCAGCTCACCGGCCGGGAGAACAGCGACGATGTGGCCGAGGGCCGGCGCAAGGCGCTGGCGTTCATCGAGGGACGCTCGACGGCCGAGCTGATCGCCGTCGGCGAAGAGATCTACGACGAGATCATCGCCGACAAGATCTGGCCGGGCACCCGGGCACTGGCGCAGATGCATCTGGACGCCGGCCAGCAGGTGTGGCTGGTCACCGCGACGCCGTACGAGCTGGCCGGCACGATCGCCCGCCGGCTCGGCTTCACCGGCGCGCTGGGGACGGTCGCCGAGTCGGAGAACGGGGTCTTCACCGGCCGGCTGGTGGGCGACATCCTGCACGGCGTCGGCAAGGCACACGCGGTGCGGCAGCTGGCCGTTCGCGAAGGGCTGAACCTCAGACGCTGCACCGCGTACTCCGACAGCTACAACGACGTGCCGATGCTGTCGCTGGTGGGCACCGCAGTCGCGATCAACCCCGATGCCGACCTGCGCGAGCTGGCCCGCGAGCGCGGCTGGGAGATCCGCGATTTCCGCACCGCACGCAAGGCGGCACGCATCGGGGTGCCGTCGGCGCTGGCGCTGGGTGCGGTCGGCGGCGCGCTGGCGGCGGCGGTGTCACGCAGGCGCTGA
- a CDS encoding glutaredoxin family protein — MSRAHVELLTRAGCTICQQVYGRLTELAAELDFELTATDVDAAAAAGDNALRAEFGDRLPVVLLDGREHSYWDVDVERLRADLSQR; from the coding sequence GTGAGCCGCGCACACGTCGAGCTGTTGACCCGGGCCGGGTGCACCATCTGCCAGCAGGTCTACGGGCGCCTCACCGAGCTGGCCGCCGAACTCGATTTCGAGCTGACGGCCACCGACGTCGACGCCGCTGCGGCCGCGGGGGACAACGCCTTACGCGCCGAATTCGGCGACCGACTGCCGGTCGTTCTACTCGACGGACGTGAGCACAGCTACTGGGATGTCGATGTCGAGAGGCTTCGCGCCGACCTGTCCCAGCGGTGA
- a CDS encoding glutamyl-tRNA reductase, with product MSVLLFGVSHRSAPVSVLEQLSTDESDQLKIVDQLLQSPLVTEAMVLSTCNRVEVYAVVDAFHGGLSAIGQVLAEHSGMPMGDLTKYAYVRYSEAAVEHLFAVASGLDSAVIGEQQVLGQVRRAYATAEANKTVGRILHDLSQRALSVGKRVHSETAIDTAGASVVSVALDIAASRMDGLAGRTAAVVGAGSMGGLSVAHLLRAGITHIDVVNRSLPRATRLAESIRQQGATAQALSLDDLPTALATADVVVSCTGAVRPVISLADVHHALASVRRDETAAPLVLCDLGMPRDVDPAVAGLPGVAVIDMDRVQREPSARAAAADAEAARQIVAAEVASYLTGQRMSEVTPTVTALRQRAADVVESELLRLDNRLPGLDDAQRDEVARTVRRVVDKLLHAPTVRVKQLASAPGGDSYAEALRELFELDPQAVDAVAAGELPLLATEFEQGRTDGTG from the coding sequence GTGAGCGTCCTGCTGTTCGGAGTTTCGCATCGCAGCGCTCCGGTTTCGGTCCTCGAGCAACTGTCCACCGACGAGTCGGACCAGCTCAAAATCGTCGATCAGCTCCTGCAGTCACCGCTGGTGACCGAGGCGATGGTGCTGTCCACGTGCAACCGCGTCGAGGTCTACGCGGTGGTCGACGCCTTCCACGGCGGCCTGTCGGCGATCGGCCAGGTGCTCGCAGAGCACTCCGGCATGCCGATGGGCGATCTGACCAAGTACGCCTACGTCCGCTACTCCGAGGCCGCCGTCGAGCATCTGTTCGCGGTCGCCAGCGGCCTGGACAGCGCCGTGATCGGCGAACAGCAGGTGCTCGGCCAGGTCCGACGTGCCTACGCCACCGCGGAAGCCAACAAGACCGTCGGGCGGATCCTGCACGACCTGTCCCAGCGCGCGCTGTCGGTGGGCAAGCGGGTGCACTCCGAAACCGCGATCGACACCGCCGGCGCCAGTGTGGTGTCCGTCGCACTCGACATCGCCGCCTCGAGGATGGACGGGTTGGCCGGACGCACCGCCGCCGTCGTCGGCGCCGGATCGATGGGTGGGCTGTCGGTCGCGCATCTGTTGCGCGCCGGCATCACGCACATCGACGTCGTCAACCGGTCGTTGCCACGTGCGACGCGCCTCGCCGAGAGCATCCGCCAGCAGGGCGCCACAGCCCAGGCGCTGAGCCTCGATGACCTGCCGACCGCGCTGGCCACCGCCGATGTCGTGGTCAGCTGTACCGGCGCGGTCCGCCCGGTGATCTCGCTGGCCGACGTGCACCACGCGCTGGCCAGCGTCCGCCGCGATGAGACCGCCGCTCCGCTGGTGCTCTGCGACCTGGGCATGCCCCGCGACGTCGACCCCGCCGTGGCCGGTCTGCCCGGTGTGGCGGTCATCGACATGGACCGGGTGCAGCGCGAACCGTCGGCCAGGGCCGCGGCCGCCGACGCCGAAGCAGCCCGTCAGATCGTCGCCGCCGAGGTTGCCAGCTACCTGACCGGCCAGCGGATGTCGGAAGTCACACCCACAGTCACCGCACTGCGCCAGCGCGCCGCCGACGTCGTCGAATCAGAGCTGCTGCGGTTGGACAACCGGTTGCCGGGCCTGGACGACGCCCAGCGCGACGAGGTCGCCCGCACCGTGCGGCGGGTGGTCGACAAGCTGCTCCACGCCCCGACGGTGCGCGTCAAGCAGCTGGCAAGCGCACCGGGCGGCGACAGCTACGCCGAGGCGTTGCGAGAACTCTTCGAACTCGATCCGCAGGCCGTCGATGCCGTGGCCGCAGGTGAATTGCCCCTGCTGGCAACGGAATTCGAACAAGGCCGAACCGACGGCACCGGGTAG
- the hemC gene encoding hydroxymethylbilane synthase, with the protein MIRIGTRGSLLATTQAGTIRDQLIERGHRAELIIISTAGDRSDKPIAEIGVGVFTAALREAIADGRVDMAVHSYKDLPTASDERFTIAAIPPREDARDALVARDGLVLGELPAGSVIGTSSVRRAAQLKALGLGLEIRPLRGNLDTRLNRVSSGDLDAIVVARAGLARLGRLGDVTETLEPVQMLPAPAQGALAVECRAGDTELVALLGELDDPDTRVAVTAERTLLAELEAGCSAPVGAIAEVVESIDDDGRVFDELSLRACVAAADGSDVIRASGIGTPGRSAELGLSVAAELFELGAREVMSVQGSVGTAEDGAERE; encoded by the coding sequence GTGATCCGGATAGGTACCCGGGGCAGCCTGCTGGCGACCACGCAGGCGGGGACCATCAGAGACCAACTGATCGAGCGCGGGCACCGCGCCGAGCTGATCATCATCAGCACCGCCGGCGACCGATCCGACAAGCCGATCGCCGAAATCGGGGTCGGGGTGTTCACCGCCGCCTTGCGTGAAGCCATCGCCGACGGCCGCGTCGACATGGCGGTGCACTCGTACAAGGATTTGCCGACGGCATCCGACGAGCGGTTCACCATCGCCGCGATCCCGCCCCGGGAGGACGCCCGCGACGCCTTGGTGGCCCGCGACGGCTTGGTTCTGGGGGAGTTGCCGGCGGGTTCGGTGATCGGCACGAGCTCGGTGCGACGGGCTGCGCAGCTTAAAGCACTGGGTCTCGGTTTGGAAATCCGCCCCCTACGAGGCAACCTAGATACCAGGTTGAACAGGGTAAGCAGTGGTGATCTCGACGCCATCGTGGTTGCCCGGGCGGGCCTGGCCCGTCTTGGACGACTCGGCGATGTCACCGAGACGCTGGAGCCGGTGCAGATGTTGCCAGCGCCGGCCCAAGGTGCGCTTGCGGTCGAGTGCCGCGCGGGCGACACCGAGCTGGTGGCGCTGTTGGGAGAACTCGATGATCCCGACACCCGCGTCGCGGTCACCGCGGAGCGAACCCTGCTGGCCGAACTGGAGGCGGGTTGTTCCGCACCGGTGGGCGCGATCGCCGAAGTGGTCGAGTCCATCGATGACGACGGCCGCGTCTTCGACGAGCTGTCACTGCGCGCATGCGTGGCGGCAGCAGACGGATCCGACGTGATTCGTGCGTCCGGTATCGGCACGCCCGGCCGGTCCGCAGAGCTGGGGCTCTCGGTCGCCGCGGAGTTGTTCGAGCTCGGTGCTCGTGAAGTCATGTCGGTACAGGGCTCCGTAGGTACGGCAGAAGACGGAGCAGAGCGGGAGTGA
- a CDS encoding uroporphyrinogen-III synthase, translating to MTGHVSGRGRKAKPGHITFVGSGPGDPNLLTTRARTVLANAALVFTDPDVPPAVLSVVGTDLPPASGPAPAPDGPPADGHDETAPPVVSVGPDIRPALGDPAEVAKTLVHEAKAGFDVVRLVAGDPLSIDSVITEVNAVARAHAEFEIVPGLPATSAVPTYAGLPLGSAHTVADVRGEVDWAALAAAPGPLILTASASHLPEAARTLIEYGLAEATPCVVTSNGTTCGQRSVETTLHGLTDRATLACNSDPAGPLTGTLVVTIGKTVAHRAKLNWWESRALYGWTVLVPRTKDQAGEMSDRLVGHGALPIEVPTIAVEPPRSPAQMERAVKGLVDGRYQWVVFTSTNAVRAVWEKFGEFGLDARAFSGVKIACVGEATADRVRAFGVSPELVPAGEQSSLGLLDEFPEYDSIFDPVNRVLLPRADIATETLAEGLRDRGWEIEDVTAYRTVRAAPPPAETREMIKTGGFDAVCFTSSSTVRNLVGIAGKPHARTIVACIGPKTAETAAEFGLRVDVQPETAAVGPLVDALAEHAARLRAEGALPPPRKKSRRR from the coding sequence ATGACTGGTCATGTGAGCGGTCGGGGACGCAAGGCGAAGCCGGGACACATCACGTTTGTCGGCTCGGGTCCGGGTGACCCCAACCTGTTGACGACGCGAGCCCGCACCGTGTTGGCCAACGCCGCGCTGGTGTTCACCGATCCCGACGTGCCACCGGCCGTCCTGAGCGTGGTCGGCACCGACCTGCCACCGGCGTCCGGCCCCGCGCCGGCGCCGGACGGTCCCCCTGCCGACGGCCATGACGAGACCGCGCCGCCGGTGGTATCCGTCGGCCCGGACATCCGGCCCGCGCTCGGCGACCCGGCCGAGGTGGCCAAGACGCTGGTCCACGAGGCCAAGGCCGGCTTCGACGTGGTGCGCCTGGTCGCCGGGGATCCGCTGTCGATTGATTCGGTCATCACCGAGGTCAACGCCGTCGCCCGCGCCCACGCCGAGTTCGAGATCGTTCCCGGTCTGCCCGCCACCAGCGCGGTCCCGACCTACGCGGGTCTGCCGCTGGGATCGGCGCACACCGTCGCCGACGTGCGCGGCGAGGTCGACTGGGCGGCCTTGGCCGCCGCACCCGGCCCGCTGATCCTCACCGCGAGCGCCTCGCACCTTCCCGAGGCCGCGCGCACCCTGATCGAGTACGGCCTGGCCGAGGCCACGCCGTGTGTGGTGACCTCCAACGGCACCACCTGCGGCCAGCGTTCGGTCGAGACCACGCTGCACGGCCTGACCGACCGCGCCACCCTGGCCTGCAACAGCGATCCGGCCGGTCCGCTGACCGGCACGCTGGTGGTCACCATCGGCAAGACGGTGGCACACCGCGCCAAGTTGAACTGGTGGGAGAGCCGCGCGCTGTACGGCTGGACTGTGTTGGTGCCGCGCACCAAGGATCAGGCCGGCGAGATGAGCGACCGGCTGGTCGGCCATGGGGCACTGCCCATCGAGGTGCCCACGATCGCCGTCGAGCCGCCGCGCAGCCCGGCTCAAATGGAAAGGGCCGTCAAGGGTTTGGTGGACGGCCGCTACCAGTGGGTGGTGTTCACCTCTACCAACGCGGTCCGCGCGGTGTGGGAGAAGTTCGGCGAGTTCGGTCTCGACGCCCGGGCTTTCTCCGGCGTGAAGATCGCCTGCGTGGGCGAAGCGACCGCCGACCGGGTCCGCGCTTTCGGCGTCAGCCCTGAGCTGGTGCCCGCCGGTGAGCAGTCTTCGCTCGGTCTGCTCGACGAATTCCCGGAGTACGACAGCATTTTCGATCCGGTGAACCGGGTGCTGCTGCCGCGCGCCGACATCGCCACCGAAACGCTGGCCGAAGGTCTGCGCGACCGCGGCTGGGAGATCGAAGACGTCACCGCCTATCGCACCGTGCGGGCGGCGCCGCCGCCGGCCGAGACCCGCGAGATGATCAAGACCGGCGGGTTCGACGCGGTGTGCTTCACCTCGAGCTCGACCGTGCGCAACCTGGTCGGCATCGCCGGCAAGCCGCACGCCCGCACCATCGTGGCGTGCATCGGGCCGAAGACGGCGGAGACGGCCGCGGAGTTCGGGCTTCGGGTCGATGTGCAGCCGGAGACCGCTGCGGTCGGTCCGCTGGTCGACGCGCTGGCCGAGCATGCCGCTCGGCTGCGTGCCGAAGGGGCGTTGCCGCCGCCGCGCAAGAAGAGCCGACGCCGCTAA
- the hemB gene encoding porphobilinogen synthase, giving the protein MSFPRQRPRRLRSTPALRRLVAETTVEPRHLVLPMFVADGIDEPREIASMPGVHQHTRDSLRRAAEQAVAAGVGGLMLFGVPRESDKDALGSCGVDPDGILNVALRDLAKDLGNDTVLMADTCLDEFTDHGHCGVLDARGRVDNDATNLQYVKLAVAQAESGAHVVGPSGMMDGQVAAIRDGLDSAGFTDVLILAYAAKFASAFYGPFRDAVASSLQGDRRTYQQDSGNAREALREIVLDLDEGADIIMVKPAMAYLDVVRAAADVSPVPVAAYQVSGEYAMISAAAANGWIDGRAAALESLTSIRRAGADIVLTYWAADVAGWLS; this is encoded by the coding sequence ATGTCGTTCCCCAGGCAGCGTCCGCGCCGATTGCGCTCAACTCCGGCGTTGCGCCGATTGGTGGCCGAAACCACGGTGGAGCCAAGGCATTTGGTGCTCCCGATGTTCGTCGCCGACGGGATCGACGAGCCACGGGAGATTGCCTCCATGCCCGGGGTCCATCAGCACACCCGCGACTCGCTGCGCCGGGCCGCCGAACAGGCTGTGGCTGCCGGCGTCGGCGGTCTGATGCTGTTCGGGGTTCCGCGTGAGTCGGACAAGGACGCTCTCGGCTCGTGCGGGGTGGATCCCGACGGCATCCTCAACGTGGCGCTGCGCGACCTCGCCAAGGACCTCGGCAACGACACCGTCCTGATGGCTGACACCTGCCTCGACGAGTTCACCGACCACGGGCATTGCGGTGTGCTGGACGCCCGGGGTCGGGTCGACAACGACGCCACCAACTTGCAGTACGTCAAACTTGCTGTCGCCCAGGCCGAATCGGGAGCCCACGTGGTGGGGCCCAGCGGCATGATGGACGGTCAGGTGGCGGCCATCCGCGACGGTCTCGATTCGGCCGGGTTCACCGACGTGCTGATCCTGGCCTACGCCGCGAAGTTCGCCTCGGCGTTCTACGGACCGTTCCGCGATGCGGTGGCGTCCAGCCTGCAGGGGGACCGGCGCACCTATCAGCAGGACAGCGGCAACGCGCGGGAAGCGTTGCGCGAGATCGTTCTCGACCTCGACGAGGGGGCCGACATCATCATGGTCAAGCCGGCGATGGCCTACCTGGACGTGGTGCGAGCGGCCGCCGACGTCTCCCCGGTTCCGGTTGCCGCCTATCAGGTGTCGGGGGAGTACGCGATGATCAGCGCGGCCGCGGCCAACGGATGGATCGACGGGCGCGCCGCTGCGCTGGAGTCGCTGACCAGCATCCGGCGCGCGGGCGCCGACATCGTGCTGACCTACTGGGCCGCTGACGTCGCGGGCTGGCTGTCGTGA
- a CDS encoding amidohydrolase family protein — MTLTHIEARSAPTEHIAVRCVDSDVHPVPRRGVLIDYIPEPWRTKYFLSHPIGEQIYYDAPDYAHAYAMRTDTFPPDGEFAGTDPDLAFRQLVMDAGADICILEPLAPGARLADAAQASAIATNRWLDEHWLDGRNNWHQRWRGSITVAIEDPAGAAREIEQWAGHPYMSQILIKAEPRPSWGDPKYDPIWAAATKHDITVSCHLGRGKFETLPIPPVGFPSYNHDFMVSYSLLAANQVMSLIFDGVFDRFPTLRIVFVEHAFNWILPLMWRMDAIYDARKSWVDITRKPSDYVKDHIKFTTQPLDYPEDKTELLRAFEWMECEKILLFSSDYPHWTFDDPRWLVKHLPEHARDAVMWRNGVETYKLPTTVPVLEGQTRVF; from the coding sequence ATGACTCTGACCCACATCGAGGCGCGGTCAGCACCGACCGAACACATCGCCGTGCGGTGCGTGGATTCCGACGTCCACCCGGTACCGCGCCGCGGGGTGCTGATCGACTACATACCCGAGCCCTGGCGCACCAAGTACTTCCTCTCCCACCCCATCGGGGAGCAGATCTACTACGACGCCCCCGACTACGCGCACGCCTACGCGATGCGCACCGATACCTTCCCGCCCGACGGCGAGTTCGCCGGAACCGACCCTGATCTGGCGTTTCGTCAACTCGTCATGGATGCCGGTGCCGATATCTGCATCCTGGAACCGCTGGCTCCCGGGGCGCGCCTGGCCGACGCGGCGCAGGCTTCGGCCATCGCGACCAACCGCTGGCTCGACGAACACTGGCTGGACGGCCGCAACAACTGGCATCAGCGGTGGCGCGGCTCGATCACAGTGGCGATCGAAGATCCCGCCGGGGCGGCCCGCGAGATCGAGCAGTGGGCCGGCCACCCGTACATGTCGCAGATCCTGATCAAGGCCGAACCCCGGCCGTCATGGGGTGACCCAAAATACGACCCGATCTGGGCGGCCGCCACCAAGCACGACATCACCGTCAGCTGCCACCTCGGCCGGGGCAAGTTCGAGACCCTGCCGATCCCGCCGGTCGGTTTCCCCAGCTACAACCACGACTTCATGGTCAGCTACTCACTGCTGGCCGCCAATCAGGTGATGAGCCTGATCTTCGACGGCGTCTTCGACCGGTTCCCCACGTTGCGGATCGTGTTCGTCGAGCACGCCTTCAACTGGATCCTGCCGCTGATGTGGCGGATGGACGCCATCTACGACGCGCGCAAATCGTGGGTCGACATCACGCGCAAGCCCAGCGACTACGTCAAAGACCACATCAAGTTCACCACCCAGCCGCTGGACTATCCCGAGGACAAGACCGAACTGCTGCGGGCCTTCGAATGGATGGAATGCGAGAAGATCCTACTGTTCTCCTCGGACTACCCGCACTGGACATTCGACGACCCGCGCTGGCTGGTCAAGCACCTGCCCGAGCATGCCCGTGATGCCGTGATGTGGCGCAACGGCGTCGAGACTTACAAGCTGCCTACGACGGTTCCAGTGCTGGAGGGACAGACTCGGGTGTTCTGA